CAGGTCTTTGATGAAAAGGTCACCACTCAATTGGAAAGCAGCCATTAGAATGCGGTGGGCACCATTCACCAGTGTGCATAGGGGAGCAAACTGCCGAGCTGGTTAATCAAAAGTTAATTATATAATTTTCATGCAGATGAGGGCAACATTGAAATGAATCCCAACACTCCAATCATTaccacaaataaataaataaataaatccaaaATGCTATAAAATGTTCAGGGACTAAGAGGTTGTAAACAATATGAAGTTTAATTTGAGGTAAACAAAGTGAATATCCACCCGGGGGTCTGGGAAGGAGAAAGTGAGGTTAAATCAAATTTAGAAACATAGATACCAgctaaaaaatttttttttaaatgcattaaAAGATGTGCAATTAAACTGGAAAAGAAAGTTATACTTTCAAACAAAAGATTGCAAGGGGGATTTAAGAAGGTGGTGGTTACAACTGGAACAATATACAATGAATGTGTGGGTAGACCGAAACATATATTAACCAAATATATATACCACTAACCTGCCTCATGAAACAATTCTGTGTTACTTGAGTGAAAAAGTATGAAAAAATAAAACCCAAACATAACCCAAGAATCACACAAGCAAAAGAGGCATAACTTCACCATAACCGGCAAAATCATAGATGTGTTTAGTTGTAATAGTTGGAGCATGTTCTCCATCAACAAAAATGAGTAAAGTATGCTTTTAAAGTAAAATACATAAGTCTTTCCCCATCAAAGAAAAGTATTGCATTATGCAAATTGAACCATGAATATTACACTAACAATGTGAGTTATCACAAATGAATAACCATTGTTCTGAAAGTGCAATGGAAATTGGTTTTATTTCTTTCCAAATCTACATGCTTTTACGGTTCACCTTTCCCAAAAGTACCAGTGGTCTGGGTTCATTGGTGTGCATCACAACCACACGCTAACAGTGTAGGGTGTCCCTCGTGTCAGTACAGTTCATGAATCATGGGCCCCTAATACACTACGCGATTAGTACGGTATCCTGTCTGTGGGGCTTTGCCAGAAATGAGTTCTCTTTAAAACATATGCCCCTGCTAATTCCTTTCCTTGCCTGATATGCAATTCCAATTTTTATAATTAACAGCAATTTATTGAACGACATGAAAGTTTTAACACATTTTCTTTTTGTGATGCCTATGGTCCTGGCAAAACTATGAGAAACATGTCAACCCTCATGACATTTCAGAATTATTTTTAAATATGCAAATTCAATTATTCAACAAGTGACATACTCTCACAGAAATTTGAGGTGAAACAAATGTCCTGGTAGTGTGGATTTTCCCTTTGAAATGATGCATGACCGACAAGCAATAATCTATAATCTAATTACAAAAGGGACATAAACCCCTGTTTCAATCTAATGACACCATAGATGTTTTATAAATTGACTTAATTACCAGCTGTTGTCATGCTACGATCGTTGTATCACAAGTTGATCATGCTTGTCGGTCATAGAAAGCAAATGTATGTTAATAATCAATTCATGGCCTGTCAACTCCACCTAAAAATTTGGATGGATCACAAATTGATCAATTGTAATTTGGGATAGGACACTTAAGCTCCTGTATTGTAAGGACGTTCAATAGACATACAAAGATACTTCTCCCTTTTTAATCACTTCTTTATTACAATTTTACAGAAGGTTAAAGTGTTGTACTTTAAGTAAATAACATCAATCTAAATGTGATGTTTGTTGGAAATGGACAGAACTGTAGTTGAATGCTCCATCATTGATGTTGATAGAGATGCTGTATGTCTGCTTGATGTTGTCTTCTCGCTTCTTTTGTGAATAATGGTCTCAGTTGTTTATTTATGGGGCATCCATTTCTTCAATATCTAGGGAAATCAAAGCGTTAACTTCAGAAGTCTACTTTATGTTGTATATCTATATTATACTGATGTGTCAGACATGAGCAACATTGTCTCCCTACATTTATAGGTATCACTTCACTAAATTCAGGGAAGATTTCCATTTGTCAGCCAATACTCTTATCTAAACATTTATTTCAGATACTTTGGTATATTGTTTACAACATATTTTACCAGGAGAAAATGTAGCATCTTCAGATGAAACATAAATAATTGGCCATTAGGAATACAATGAATACAATATCTAACTTAATAAATGAATATGACTACTTACTACATCATATGGTCTCAGTCTCTCTGAGACATGTGCACTTGTCTCCTCAGGAAGAGCCACTACACCTCCTGTGTCCATCATCTGGATAGCAATATGTAGGAGGAATTGGTAATGCTAATACCCATATACCCTTTATGCGACACCCTTACAGAGTTGAATTAATATACATTGCCAATATACTCTTGAAAAGGCCTCTTGAACTAATATTCCACACAAACTATCCCTATAAATGCCACATTTAAATGTTCACAGGTTTTCAAGACACAGTAGATTTCCTTAAAGGACAATTACATGTACAGTATGCACATGTAGACACAGCTGTAACAGTAGTAGATTTCCTTAAAGGACAATTACATGTACAGTATGCACATGTAGACACAGCTGTAACAGTAGTAGATTTCCTTAAAGGACAATTACATGTACAGTATGCACATGTAGACACAGCTGTAACAGTAGTAGATTTCCTTAAAGGACAATTACATGTACAGTGTGCACATGTAGACATAGCTGTAACAGTAGAATATTTCCTTAAAGGACAATTACATGTACAGTATGCACATGTAGACACAGCTGTAACAGTAGTAGATTTCCTTAAAGGACAATTACATGTACAGTATGCACATGTAGACACAGCTGTAACAGTAGTAGATTTCCTTAAAGGACAATTACATGTACAGTATGCACATGTAGACACAGCTGTAACAGTAGTTACAGGTAGAGGTAAATAGTACTTGCCTTGATGGTGGCCTCCAGCTCCCCAACACTTCTCTTCCCTCCAGGTAGCCAGCCATACGACCAGTGCTGAGAGAGCGTGACCTGCGCTACCAATGCCAACACCACCACTTGCACGACCGTTCTGTTGCTAAGATCCATGGGAGCTGGAAAGAAAGCTAGTCAAATACTAGCTCAATGTGATCGtcaaaaataatgtatttttacaTCAAGCAGAAGTTTGCGATCATCTTGCAATGATTACCTATTGAATATGCacattgtacagtatatatgaaCAACCCACAAATGCACATTAGTTAACAATGTTAAATATACTTATATGAATCACATACTTTCTCCGTTCTGTGTATTCCTTCCTACACTGTGGTGGGAACATCATGAGTCCCTTTTATAGGGGTCGTTAGACATGGAACAGTCTGTATCATCAGGATTAGAATCCCTTCTCCACAGGTGTGACACACTAAGTGCCTAATGGACACTAAATGTCACTAATGGCACCTGCTTAGTGCATAAGCTTCAAACTGCATTTGATGGAAACAAACATATTTATAATGTGTTAAGAGGTGAAGTCAGTGAACACTACCGTTCAacagtttgaggtcacttagaaatgtccttgtttttgaaagaaaagcaatatttttgtccattaaaataacatcaaattgatcagaaatacagtgtagatattgttaatgatGTTGtacatgactattgtagctggaaacggcaatttttttaaatgaaatatctACATATGCATTaaaaggcccattatcagcaactgtcacacctgtgttccaatggcacattgtgtttgCTAATCCacgtttataattttaaaaggctaattgatcattagaaaacccttttgcagttaagttagcacagctgaaaactgttgtgctagtgaaagaagcaataaaacttgccttctttagactagttgaatatctggagcatcagcatttgtgggatcgattacaggctcaaaatggccagaaacaccagtctcaacgtcagcagtgaagatgtgactctgggatgctggccatcaaggcagagttgcaaagaaaaagccatatctcagaattgaccaataaaaataaaagattaagatgggcaaaagaacacagacactggacagaggaactctgccttgaaggccagcatcccggagtcgcctcttcactgttgacgttgagataggtgttttgcgggtactatttaatgaagctgccagttgaggacttgtgagacactagacactaatgtacttgtcctcttgctcagttgtgctccggggcctcccactctattctggttagagccagtttgcgctgttctgtgaagagagtagaACACAGCGTTGTACtggatcttcagtttcttggcaatttcttgcatggaatagccttaatctctcagaacaataatagactgatgagtttcagatgAAAAGTCTTtatttctggtcattttgagcctgtaatcgaacccacaaattctgatgatccagatactcaactagtctaatgaAGGCCAGTTTtaatgcttctttaatcagaacaacagttttcagctgtgctaacatatttgcaaaagggttttctaatgatcaactagccttttaaaattataaacttggattatctaacacaacataccattggaacacaggagtgatggttgctgataatgggcctctttacgcctatgtagatattctattaaaaatctgccgtttccagctacaatagtcatttacaacattaacaatttctacactgtatttctgatcaaaatttgatgttattttaatggacaaaaatgttgcttttctttcaaaaacaaggacatttctaagtgacctcaaacttgaacggtagtgtacatattcTAAAATATGTCATGTTTGTAAATGAAACAATATCTGCTGGTCAACAAAAAAGTGACTTTGATACCCATGTTTTGTATCTTTTACAAATATTCAGAAATTAATGGCAAATTTGTTTATTTTCAATGCATTTATTGCGGACAGATTTTACAAATGAAATTTTAACTTCATACAGACTTATGACAAGAGATATACAGGAACAAGATGCTTGAGCGCTACATTATGGCTCAATTTCATACTCTGTACACAAGACTGATTCTAAATGTTCTGTAAGAAGACATAATCCTTACACTTGTATCTTTACCTAATAGGCTATGAATCCATAAATGTACCTTTGGCATGAAAAGGATAGCCCTGTGGAGTGCCTTAACACGTAATAACTGGGTAACCAGGTCATTTGAATTTAAATTCTATTTATTTATGATCATTGCTAAAATATAGATTTCACAGTAAACTACAGCACATAGAAATTCAATAAAATATCTTCCTGAAACTTCCATGAATCAATTACTATTATCAATAACCCAGTTATTTAGTGGCTATAAATACTTACCAAGCGGAAAATTGCTGCCTGGCTCTACATTACACTTTTCTAATTGAGAACTCTATACATTCAATACACATTTTGGGGGGTATATGAGCATTATAATCATTTGCTTTAATTCCAATCATGTTCTA
Above is a genomic segment from Oncorhynchus masou masou isolate Uvic2021 chromosome 23, UVic_Omas_1.1, whole genome shotgun sequence containing:
- the gnrh3 gene encoding gonadotropin-releasing hormone 3 — encoded protein: MDLSNRTVVQVVVLALVAQVTLSQHWSYGWLPGGKRSVGELEATIKMMDTGGVVALPEETSAHVSERLRPYDVILKKWMPHK